In Leuconostoc kimchii IMSNU 11154, the DNA window TAAATTAAAAGCAGCACAACGTCAAATAAAGCAAATGAATCGGCGAGGAAAGCTTTTAGGAGGTAGGTTATGACTTGTCGTTTATGTCAAGCATTTTTTGATGATCATGTATCATTATTGCAAACATTTGGATTTATAAAATGGTCGAACAGAAAAATGTGCCATGCTTGTGAAGCAACATTTTCATTAATTAAAACAGGGTGTATAGGTTGTGGTCGTAGCCAAGATACGAAACAATTATGTTATGATTGCCAGCGCTGGCAAAATCAAGGGAAACAACTGCTCAATCATCAAGCGCTCTATCAATACAATGATGCGATGCGTCAGTTTATGCAGCGGTATAAATTCAATGGTGATTACGTTTTGCGTGAGATTTTTAATCATGAGTTAATCCAAAAAGCACATACTATAGTTGCTGATATAGTTGTACCTATTCCAGTAAGCAGCCATACGATGTCTACGCGAGGATTTAACCAAACTACTGGTTTAATATCAGGAATTAAGTATCAACCAATCCTGCAAGTCAGGGCAACACAAAAGACGCATCAATCTCAATTTAATCGACAAGAACGTTTGACACGAGAGCAGCCTTTTACTGTTAAAGAACACGTATCGCTGCATGGTAAACAAATATTATTGATTGACGATGTTTATACGACAGGAAATACTTTATTTCATGCCGCCGATTTATTATACGAACTAGGTGCTAAAAATGTGAAAAGTTTATCTTTGGCTCGATAAATATGAAAAAATGAAGATTTTTACAGAAAACGCTTACACCTGTGGTATAATTAATGTAGTAACTCAATGGAGGAATTAATTATGTTAGATTATAATGTACGTGGCGAAAATATCGCAGTGACTGACGCACTTCGTGAGTATGTGGAGAAGCGTCTGACAAAGTTGAATCGTTACATCGAGGAAAAGTCTCGTGCCAACGTTAACTTGCGCACCTATAAATCAGATAATTCTGGTAA includes these proteins:
- a CDS encoding ComF family protein; its protein translation is MTCRLCQAFFDDHVSLLQTFGFIKWSNRKMCHACEATFSLIKTGCIGCGRSQDTKQLCYDCQRWQNQGKQLLNHQALYQYNDAMRQFMQRYKFNGDYVLREIFNHELIQKAHTIVADIVVPIPVSSHTMSTRGFNQTTGLISGIKYQPILQVRATQKTHQSQFNRQERLTREQPFTVKEHVSLHGKQILLIDDVYTTGNTLFHAADLLYELGAKNVKSLSLAR